From Punica granatum isolate Tunisia-2019 chromosome 1, ASM765513v2, whole genome shotgun sequence:
AACATCATCCTTCAATAATAAGCTCCAATTAATCATCAATTGCCTCGCTAGGCTAGGCATCCCTAATATATAGATTCCCTCATCAATTGCGGCAACTGATCAaaacttcatatatatttttaaatcttGATCGACCATGCCCGGGAACTTAAATTGGAATGTGTCATAGAGATGACCTTCCAATCTCACATCCGAGCATTCTGCGAAGGTTCTCTTTCCCCAATTGCTAACGGCATTTTGTGAACTGATGATGTATGATGATAAATAATAACATAGTGATTCAATGTAACCAGTGGAAGAGGTTAGCGAGGCAAACGCAATTAATAAACAccaaaacatatataattaagtaCCAACGCAAATTCGTGATCTACAAATTAAGATACTAACTTTTTTAGCAATTAACATACTAAATAGTTAACCTAAAAAGCAATACAtaccttttatttattataatagatGTTTATGAGTCTAGCATAATGAAAGTAGCATgtccttgaacttttcaaataatataggggtttttacctaaaatagcATATGGTTTGtctgttttgtcaaatctattccatgctttttttttgtcaaatctatcccatggtttactttttgcattaaatctatcccggcgttatcttttccgtcaacatctaacggccgtgctgacgtggcacatggagagatagtgggccacacttgccacgtaggcgccacgtcagcacaccgttagatgttgacggaaaagataacgccgggatagatttgatgcaaaaagtaaaccatatgatagatttgacaaaaaaaaacataggatagatttgacaaaacgggcaaaccatgggccattttaggtaaataccccaataatatatatataaataaaatttaagctTGTAATTACTAGACAATTATTTGGTTACTGACACCTGGAACTTCCCACCAGCTGAGCGCCATGTCATCGAAAAATTCGTTATTCCAACCGTTTTCGTGCTGCTGCTGATAGTCATCTACCATTTCCCGAGACCATAAGTGTCCACACAACAGGCTGCAGCTATTTGAGTTTGTGTTCAACGAGTGTGATGTCGTGTCCATGCCGCGGCTGCCCTCTTCATCGGAGGACTTGTCTGACAATGGGAACAGGCTTTCCCACCAGGTCACCTCATTCTCCAGGGAAGCAGGCTGCGATTGATGTGGCGGTGCAGGTGGCTTCGAGCTTAAGTGCTCGTCTCCATGTAGAACGCCGGCCCAACCGGGTGGGGAGGCCATTAATGTCGTGGCTTCTCCCTCGGGCCTTATTCGCGCAGCAGTCTTGAAGGTCCGTGGACGAGGCTTGATGACGTTGACTTTGACTGGATTCTGAGGCTTATGCTTCTGATGATGGCTCAAGTCCTTGCGAGAGGCATTACCCTTCTTCACCACATGAGTGTTCCAGAAATTCTTCAAGTCATTTGCTGTTCTTCCCGGTAGTCGTGCCGCAATCAGCGACCACCTGCATGCCGAAGACGAATATTGTATCAGGTGAATTAATACTAGCCATACACTATCCCTAGGTTTTGGGACCGTGCATTGTAAGGATATTGTAgataaaatttcattataaGTAATTAAGTATGAAAACAATAATGGTATGGATAATGGAGTTTGTATTACCACAGAAAAACTTATTTCTCATAAAAAAGAATGTAGTGGCGCACTCTCTCTTCTGttaattaagagatttcagGTTCGATACTCAGTGAGACTACACATGTTACTTTAattattagctattaaaatttcttattaattgTAGTAAGCCCATAAGCCTctcttgtaaccgaaaaaaagaaaaactttttTCTCATCCAGGGAAGTTTTTGGCTTTTAGTTGAACGTCCAGCAAAGTTGAATATGGTAATGATGAATATTTAATTCTAGAGTTCTAACCAATGATTTATGTAATCGCATATCATTTCAATTGAAattatcaatgaaatttttaataaactaGATATTGTGCACGCACACGCGTGGATCATATCtacatttaatattttctttttaatctttttcggTTATACAAGAGACCCAAGGCCTAATGTAAtgaacttttctttttaattaacattgttaaataattatagcaaatagttataaaattatgcaaaaaCTGACtatcaaataattataatgtGCCTATTTATGGAGTTCGTGATCTTTACTTCATGCAGCATGACACATATTTTGTGCTCGTGTTACACATAATTTAGTTGTCATCTTCTgttcatataaaatatttatagcATGATTGCATCTCAAAGCATTGTATAATTacataatttcaatttcaaagaAAACTTTTCAGtttctttgaaaataaataagtgatgaatttaaacaaaaaatttagaataattaaaaccaataaaattaataagaaaaagaaaagtaggAGACAGTTTAAAAGGAGCGGACAGTTattgttaaaagaaaaaaaaatgatgatttagacaaaaaaaaattttggagaaaaaaagagagagaaaagtggGTGAGTGAGTTGATAGATAAAATTACCAATACATCCTAAATCTAATGGTTATCATTAATTGGACGTAATGTGCTATGGGTTACTCAGAAAAACGAATGTTACACCAAATGGATCATTCTCCCTCTATGATAGTAtagataatttgaaaattctgaaaaggtaaaatctaaaatttatttaaagaaagaataataattatggaTCTTTAAGTAAACCTTCAACTTTATTTGGGTTAATTGCGCCAATAATAGtaaattttgtttattttcctAAATCCATCACGAACTCTTTTTATCACAAAAATATACCAACTTTGCATTTCTTCCCAAATTTAGCATcccttagatttttcatttatttttattgacaTGGCAAATAGAGTGCTGACATGGCATTagaatattcaaaaaataatataaaatgcaacaaaaaataaaaaaaaatgaaaatattcagaaaaataagaaagtttcaatcttcaaaaatataaaaatagaaaatagaaaataacagaaaaaattattcagaa
This genomic window contains:
- the LOC116196481 gene encoding transcription factor MYB1-like; translated protein: MMESSLGVRKGAWSEEEDLLLRKCVNKYGEGNWHQVPARAGLNRCRKSCRLRWLNYLKPNIKRGEFEEDEIDLILRLHKLLGNRWSLIAARLPGRTANDLKNFWNTHVVKKGNASRKDLSHHQKHKPQNPVKVNVIKPRPRTFKTAARIRPEGEATTLMASPPGWAGVLHGDEHLSSKPPAPPHQSQPASLENEVTWWESLFPLSDKSSDEEGSRGMDTTSHSLNTNSNSCSLLCGHLWSREMVDDYQQQHENGWNNEFFDDMALSWWEVPGVSNQIIV